The proteins below are encoded in one region of Rhodothermus profundi:
- a CDS encoding ATP-binding protein, with the protein MAYVPPATDASTIYPNWVRELARRYFTKTVNQFILHGNVRDLVPLEDSGQVRYVPLRDFLRDDLFAPRDLVLFYDRSAGLQFARPEMRQDFYRALEGFDHVQGTRYAHQLPRDPVRVFGLLERYFRLRLAEGRRIACVIDYAETIVPMAEGALYSSEDRDALVFLLKWSHDPLFLNSDFTICLITENLTDLHRQLVQNPYTAPIRIPLPDETERRRFTETYLGSQVDAFCARSEMSPAVLAHHTAGLNLVQLQTILADVLENHTRLTFEHLVATKKAFIEAEAYGLLEFIETNYNLDMVAGHRQAKALLRAAAEALRQGRYDVLPMGYLVTGPVGTGKTFLITCFAGEIGIPMVRLKNFRSQWQGVTEGNLEKILNLLEAMTPVAVMIDEADAALGHREAEGDSGVSKRVFAQIAAFMSNPAHRGRILFFLLTARPDLMPVDLKRQGRAEEHIALFYPSTQEERDELLQVMLRRTGIELSLDEVPAALRTGERPFSGAELEALLTRAKFRAAARGETHVSPHLLQEVVDDFLPPTYPLEIELQTLVAALECTSRALLPESLRHMDREAMVARVETLKRLLQTR; encoded by the coding sequence ATGGCGTACGTGCCCCCGGCAACCGATGCGTCGACCATCTACCCGAACTGGGTACGCGAACTGGCCCGCCGTTATTTTACCAAAACCGTCAACCAGTTCATTCTGCATGGCAATGTGCGGGATCTGGTTCCGCTAGAGGACAGCGGACAGGTGCGCTACGTACCCCTCCGCGACTTTCTGCGGGACGACCTGTTTGCGCCTCGCGATCTGGTGCTCTTCTACGATCGTTCGGCCGGACTGCAATTTGCACGTCCGGAGATGCGCCAGGACTTCTACCGGGCCCTGGAAGGATTCGATCACGTGCAGGGCACCCGCTATGCCCACCAGCTGCCTCGCGATCCGGTGCGCGTTTTCGGCCTGCTCGAACGGTACTTTCGGCTCCGACTGGCCGAGGGACGACGCATTGCCTGCGTGATTGATTACGCCGAAACAATCGTCCCTATGGCCGAAGGCGCCTTGTACAGCAGCGAAGACCGCGACGCGCTGGTATTTCTGCTCAAATGGTCCCATGACCCGCTTTTTCTGAACAGTGACTTTACTATCTGTCTGATCACCGAAAACCTGACCGACCTGCACCGCCAACTGGTCCAGAATCCGTACACCGCCCCGATCCGGATTCCCCTGCCCGACGAAACCGAACGGCGCCGCTTCACCGAAACCTATCTGGGTAGCCAAGTAGATGCCTTTTGCGCCCGATCCGAGATGTCGCCGGCTGTCCTGGCGCACCATACGGCTGGCCTCAACTTGGTACAACTCCAGACGATTCTGGCCGACGTGCTGGAAAACCACACCCGCCTCACATTTGAACACCTGGTAGCCACCAAGAAAGCTTTTATTGAAGCCGAAGCCTACGGACTGTTGGAGTTCATTGAAACCAACTACAATCTGGACATGGTAGCGGGGCATCGGCAGGCCAAAGCTTTGCTTCGAGCGGCTGCCGAAGCGCTGCGGCAAGGACGCTACGACGTGTTACCCATGGGCTATCTGGTAACCGGCCCGGTTGGTACGGGCAAGACGTTTCTCATTACCTGCTTTGCCGGCGAAATTGGTATTCCTATGGTCCGCCTCAAAAACTTCCGCTCGCAGTGGCAGGGGGTCACCGAAGGCAACCTGGAGAAAATTCTGAACCTGCTGGAGGCGATGACACCCGTAGCGGTTATGATCGACGAAGCCGATGCCGCTTTAGGCCACCGAGAGGCAGAAGGCGACTCGGGCGTCTCCAAACGCGTGTTTGCCCAGATTGCCGCCTTCATGAGCAATCCAGCCCATCGCGGACGCATTCTGTTCTTTTTGCTGACCGCTCGCCCGGATCTGATGCCTGTCGATCTGAAGCGACAGGGACGTGCCGAAGAGCACATTGCCCTGTTTTACCCCAGCACCCAGGAGGAGCGAGACGAGTTGCTCCAGGTAATGCTGCGACGGACCGGCATTGAGCTGTCGTTGGACGAAGTGCCTGCTGCCCTGCGTACCGGCGAGCGTCCTTTCAGCGGCGCCGAGCTAGAAGCTTTGCTCACCCGGGCCAAGTTTCGCGCCGCCGCACGCGGCGAAACCCACGTCAGCCCGCACTTACTCCAGGAGGTGGTGGACGACTTTCTGCCGCCCACCTACCCCCTGGAAATTGAACTGCAGACGCTCGTTGCAGCGCTGGAATGTACCAGCCGCGCCCTTCTCCCCGAATCCCTCCGCCATATGGATCGGGAAGCCATGGTCGCGCGCGTAGAAACGCTCAAGCGGCTTTTGCAAACGCGTTGA
- the thiS gene encoding sulfur carrier protein ThiS has product MAETTQTLAIVLNGEPYEVPVGTTVAELLRQLDIDPEAARGIAVAVNEEVVRRTQWAEVRLQPGDRVEVVTARQGG; this is encoded by the coding sequence ATGGCCGAAACAACCCAGACGCTGGCCATTGTGCTGAACGGGGAACCCTACGAAGTACCGGTAGGCACCACGGTCGCCGAATTGCTACGCCAGTTGGACATCGATCCCGAGGCGGCGCGGGGGATAGCCGTTGCCGTAAACGAGGAAGTTGTGCGTCGCACGCAGTGGGCTGAGGTGCGCCTGCAACCGGGCGATCGGGTGGAGGTGGTAACGGCCCGACAGGGAGGATAA
- a CDS encoding thiazole synthase, whose product MKGHGIDTSQWQVEVEDAPLRIGPLELHTRLLMGSSGYPNVQTMLDALEAAGAELVTVAIRRINLRDRSEESLLALLERHGYQILPNTAGCYTAREAVLVAQLAREALETNLIKLEVIGDDETLLPDVEQLLKAARELINDGFVVLAYANDDPITCRKLADLGCAAVMPLASPIGSGMGLVNPYNLHLIREMIDEVPLIVDAGIGTASDAAMAMELGYDGVLVNSAISQAEHPVLMARAVRHAVEAGRLAFKAGRMPRRFYARPSSPMEGRVGH is encoded by the coding sequence ATGAAAGGGCACGGAATTGATACCAGCCAGTGGCAGGTTGAGGTGGAAGATGCGCCCCTGCGCATCGGTCCCTTAGAACTGCACACGCGCCTGCTCATGGGGTCGAGTGGCTATCCAAACGTGCAGACCATGCTGGATGCGCTGGAAGCAGCCGGTGCGGAGCTGGTGACGGTAGCGATCCGGCGCATCAATCTGCGAGACCGTTCCGAAGAAAGCCTGCTGGCCCTGCTGGAGCGGCATGGCTATCAGATCTTGCCGAACACGGCAGGCTGCTACACCGCCCGCGAAGCGGTTCTGGTAGCCCAACTGGCCCGTGAGGCGCTGGAGACCAACCTGATCAAGCTGGAGGTCATTGGGGACGATGAGACGCTGCTGCCCGACGTAGAGCAACTGCTCAAAGCTGCTCGAGAGCTGATTAACGACGGCTTTGTGGTTTTGGCCTACGCGAATGACGACCCCATCACCTGTCGCAAATTGGCCGATCTGGGATGCGCAGCAGTTATGCCGCTGGCTTCGCCGATTGGTAGCGGCATGGGCCTGGTCAATCCCTACAACCTCCACTTGATTCGGGAGATGATCGACGAAGTGCCGCTCATTGTGGATGCGGGCATTGGAACGGCCAGCGATGCGGCCATGGCCATGGAACTGGGCTACGACGGCGTTCTGGTCAACTCGGCCATTTCGCAGGCAGAGCACCCGGTTTTAATGGCGCGTGCAGTGCGCCACGCCGTAGAGGCAGGTCGGCTGGCGTTCAAGGCAGGCCGCATGCCGCGTCGTTTCTATGCGCGGCCGTCTTCGCCAATGGAAGGACGGGTGGGGCACTGA
- a CDS encoding class I fructose-bisphosphate aldolase — protein sequence MAEVTISRIADLLGEEAEYLLEHKCTTIPKEMLHLPGPDFVDRVWKDSDRNPRVLRAMQTLFNTGRLAGTGYLSILPVDQGIEHSGGASFAPNPIYFDPENIVKLAIEGGCNAVATTFGVLGAVARKYAHKIPFILKLNHNELLSYPNTYDQVLFARVKDAWNMGCVGVGATIYWGSPESRRQLQEISEAFSYAHELGMVTILWCYLRNKAFKVDGVNHETAADLTGQANHLGVTLEADIIKQKLPTHNGGYKALNTNGSYGKFHERMYTELTTDHPIDLTRYQVANCYMGRCGLINSGGASKGKDDLREAVRTAVINKRAGGMGLISGRKAFQRPMKEGVELLHAIQDVYLNPEVTVA from the coding sequence ATGGCAGAGGTTACCATTTCGCGCATCGCCGACCTGCTGGGCGAGGAAGCTGAATATTTGCTGGAACATAAGTGCACTACGATTCCCAAAGAGATGTTGCATCTGCCGGGGCCGGATTTTGTCGACCGCGTCTGGAAGGATTCTGATCGAAATCCCCGGGTGTTGCGGGCCATGCAGACCTTGTTCAATACCGGTCGGCTGGCAGGTACAGGCTACCTCTCAATCCTTCCTGTTGATCAGGGAATTGAGCACAGTGGAGGCGCAAGCTTCGCCCCGAATCCGATCTATTTTGATCCGGAAAACATTGTCAAGTTGGCCATCGAAGGCGGTTGCAATGCCGTTGCCACAACCTTTGGCGTCCTGGGAGCCGTAGCTCGTAAATATGCCCACAAAATTCCATTCATTCTCAAGCTCAACCATAACGAACTACTTTCTTATCCCAACACATACGACCAGGTCCTGTTCGCTCGCGTCAAAGACGCCTGGAACATGGGGTGCGTCGGGGTGGGCGCCACCATCTACTGGGGCTCGCCGGAGTCGCGGCGCCAGCTTCAGGAGATCAGCGAAGCGTTCTCCTATGCCCATGAGCTGGGCATGGTCACGATCCTGTGGTGCTACCTGCGCAACAAAGCGTTCAAGGTGGATGGCGTCAACCATGAAACCGCAGCCGATCTGACCGGCCAGGCCAATCATCTGGGCGTCACGCTCGAAGCGGATATCATCAAGCAGAAGCTGCCCACCCACAATGGCGGCTACAAAGCGCTCAATACCAACGGCAGCTACGGCAAATTCCACGAGCGCATGTACACCGAGCTGACCACCGACCACCCGATTGACCTAACGCGCTACCAGGTCGCCAACTGCTACATGGGACGGTGTGGTCTGATCAACTCGGGGGGCGCTTCCAAGGGCAAAGATGACCTGCGCGAAGCGGTGCGCACGGCGGTCATCAACAAACGAGCGGGTGGCATGGGCCTGATCTCAGGCCGCAAGGCGTTCCAGCGTCCCATGAAAGAAGGCGTTGAACTCCTGCATGCCATCCAGGATGTGTACCTGAATCCAGAAGTGACGGTTGCCTGA
- a CDS encoding type II toxin-antitoxin system Phd/YefM family antitoxin, producing MYSTKGIEAVATITELRSKTSELVEHAKNIERGILIQKNNEPYAVLISYDLYLKLLGEQAAPVQTTRRRRSRKKEAANGSEGQQ from the coding sequence ATGTATAGCACAAAAGGAATTGAAGCAGTTGCCACAATCACAGAATTGCGTTCAAAGACGTCGGAATTGGTTGAACATGCTAAAAATATTGAACGGGGTATTTTAATTCAGAAGAACAATGAGCCGTATGCGGTGCTCATTAGCTACGATCTGTACCTGAAGCTGTTAGGCGAGCAGGCAGCACCTGTGCAGACGACGCGTCGCCGCCGGAGCCGGAAGAAGGAGGCGGCCAATGGCAGCGAAGGGCAGCAGTAA
- a CDS encoding NAD(P)/FAD-dependent oxidoreductase, whose product MQPSPSIGIVGAGLAGACAAFALHRQAHVEVFEATDATNQAFRATGGLFHPLMTRRARPNWQHEAALTALEQLLAEVGDQVPVRRGLLRVAFDERQAADFREAACAYPHWVQWLSPEAVRERFPQVRAPYGALWISQGGALSANRLIDVLLARSGVPVHRPVRVVDWEETSRQVLLHTDRGDTHAFDYVILAPGYGYRLHPELARLPFQAVKGQVISLAGPASLATLPLVLATVHLVPSDGLLFVGSSYEPAFTDLAPSDAQTHRLWQEATRWVPEVMQGTVVAALTGVRVIRPRRPLPVLSPLPGRQRLWLFSGLGSRGLLYAPLLASWLPEALREPERLPAAVRL is encoded by the coding sequence ATGCAACCTTCACCCAGTATTGGTATCGTAGGGGCTGGTCTGGCCGGTGCCTGCGCTGCTTTTGCGCTTCATCGCCAGGCCCACGTGGAAGTCTTCGAGGCAACCGATGCGACGAACCAGGCTTTTCGGGCGACAGGCGGGCTGTTTCATCCGCTGATGACCCGTCGGGCGCGCCCCAACTGGCAGCATGAAGCCGCCCTGACCGCTCTGGAACAGCTACTGGCCGAGGTAGGCGACCAGGTACCGGTGCGGCGAGGGCTATTGCGCGTGGCCTTCGATGAGCGGCAGGCCGCAGACTTTCGCGAAGCCGCCTGTGCTTACCCGCACTGGGTGCAGTGGCTTTCGCCGGAAGCTGTACGCGAACGCTTCCCTCAGGTTCGAGCGCCTTACGGCGCCCTCTGGATTTCGCAGGGCGGCGCCCTTTCGGCCAACCGGCTCATTGACGTTCTGCTGGCCCGAAGCGGCGTGCCCGTGCACCGGCCGGTTCGGGTCGTAGACTGGGAAGAAACATCCCGGCAGGTGTTGCTGCACACAGACCGGGGCGACACGCACGCGTTTGACTACGTCATTCTGGCCCCGGGATATGGCTACCGGCTCCATCCGGAGCTGGCTCGGCTGCCGTTCCAGGCCGTCAAAGGGCAAGTGATTAGCCTCGCGGGCCCGGCGTCTTTAGCGACGCTTCCGCTGGTACTGGCCACGGTGCACCTGGTACCTTCCGATGGCCTTCTTTTTGTGGGGAGTAGCTATGAGCCAGCGTTTACCGACCTGGCTCCTTCGGATGCCCAGACGCACCGGCTGTGGCAAGAAGCAACGCGCTGGGTACCTGAAGTGATGCAGGGGACCGTCGTAGCCGCCCTGACCGGCGTGCGGGTAATTCGTCCGCGTCGTCCATTGCCTGTGCTGAGTCCGTTACCGGGACGCCAGCGGCTCTGGCTTTTTTCCGGGCTGGGCTCTCGGGGGTTGCTCTATGCCCCGTTGCTGGCTTCCTGGCTTCCTGAAGCGCTTCGGGAGCCAGAACGGCTGCCTGCGGCGGTGCGTCTGTAA
- a CDS encoding amidohydrolase family protein, which produces MQPGRLFLIGLLLVALPRGAEAQRRAQQPAANLRDIPTVTRTYAITNARIVVAPGREIPQGTVVLRNGLIEAVGQDVSVPTDAWILPGDSLVVYAGFIDGLSHVGIPAPRREENRTESQRRRVENPGNPPPEQAGLTPYRDVRTLLKANDPSIEKLRRVGFTMAHVVPRGRMLPGQGALILLRGQTPTDMVYQGEVSLFAQLEPAQGVYPATDMAVLARFRQLYREAARRRQHATLYASNPRGLEPPPYDPVHAAFFPVLEKRQPVFFYTQDALDIHRVLALHQQLNFPLKLAGLSGSFDVLEKLKDANIPLFLTLDLPEAPKDTSKATRTLSDDSLAARHNTYLHVSSYQDVSAEIENLKARQAKERIKYYATAARLHAAGLRFGFSTRDVKPDKILRNLRTMIKYGLPEEAALAALTIDAARLLGIDQATGTIETGKLANLVVTTGPLFEEKTRIRYVFVAGELFEIKEPERRPRAQPEADTPVRADGTWSCTVDSPEGSVDATLRVAGQSGTLSSSAVPQEHPLENLTLDGNQLSFSVTTNAYGRIEARLTLSGDAAEGTLDVPGIGVLPIRCTRTSGPDR; this is translated from the coding sequence ATGCAACCAGGACGTCTCTTTTTGATCGGCCTACTTCTGGTAGCGCTTCCCAGGGGCGCTGAAGCGCAGCGGCGTGCGCAGCAACCCGCTGCCAACCTGCGCGATATTCCAACCGTTACCCGCACGTATGCCATCACCAATGCACGCATTGTCGTGGCTCCGGGCCGGGAAATCCCGCAGGGTACCGTCGTCCTTCGCAACGGCCTGATCGAAGCTGTTGGACAGGACGTTTCGGTACCGACCGACGCCTGGATTCTCCCGGGCGACTCACTGGTAGTCTATGCTGGTTTTATTGACGGTCTCTCCCACGTAGGCATCCCTGCGCCACGCCGTGAAGAAAATCGCACCGAGTCCCAGCGGCGCCGCGTAGAAAATCCGGGCAATCCCCCTCCTGAGCAGGCGGGTCTAACTCCCTATCGGGACGTGCGCACGCTCCTGAAAGCCAATGACCCTTCCATTGAGAAACTGCGGCGCGTTGGTTTTACCATGGCCCATGTGGTGCCCCGCGGACGCATGCTGCCTGGCCAGGGCGCTCTGATCTTGCTCCGCGGACAAACCCCGACAGACATGGTCTACCAGGGAGAGGTCTCACTCTTTGCGCAACTTGAACCTGCCCAGGGCGTCTACCCGGCCACTGATATGGCCGTGCTGGCCCGCTTTCGGCAACTCTACCGAGAGGCAGCCCGCCGCCGGCAACATGCCACCCTGTATGCCAGCAATCCCCGCGGGCTCGAACCTCCTCCCTACGACCCGGTTCACGCCGCCTTTTTCCCGGTGCTGGAAAAACGTCAACCCGTCTTCTTCTATACCCAGGATGCCCTCGACATTCATCGGGTGCTGGCATTGCACCAGCAGCTCAATTTTCCGCTAAAACTGGCCGGCCTTTCGGGGAGCTTTGACGTCCTGGAAAAACTAAAAGATGCAAATATCCCTCTGTTTCTAACCTTAGATTTACCCGAAGCTCCAAAGGATACAAGCAAGGCAACGCGCACGCTCTCCGATGATTCGCTGGCAGCTCGGCACAATACGTATTTACACGTATCCAGCTACCAGGATGTGTCAGCCGAAATTGAGAACTTAAAAGCACGCCAGGCAAAAGAACGTATTAAATACTACGCAACGGCTGCACGGCTGCATGCAGCCGGTCTGCGTTTTGGCTTCAGCACGCGCGATGTCAAACCCGACAAAATTCTGCGCAACCTGCGCACTATGATCAAGTACGGGCTGCCCGAAGAAGCAGCGCTGGCTGCGTTGACCATCGACGCAGCTCGCCTCCTTGGGATTGACCAGGCCACCGGTACCATAGAGACCGGCAAGCTTGCCAATCTGGTCGTAACGACCGGGCCGCTTTTTGAAGAAAAAACGCGCATTCGGTATGTCTTCGTAGCAGGCGAGCTGTTTGAAATAAAAGAGCCGGAGCGGCGGCCGCGTGCTCAGCCAGAGGCCGACACCCCGGTCCGTGCAGACGGCACCTGGTCCTGCACTGTAGATTCCCCCGAAGGCTCGGTCGACGCCACGCTGCGCGTTGCCGGGCAATCGGGCACGCTCTCCAGCAGCGCGGTCCCCCAGGAACACCCTCTGGAGAACCTGACGCTGGATGGCAACCAGCTCTCTTTCAGCGTAACGACCAATGCGTACGGACGCATTGAAGCACGCCTGACGCTAAGCGGTGATGCAGCGGAAGGCACGCTTGATGTGCCCGGTATCGGCGTGCTGCCCATCCGCTGCACGCGTACCTCTGGACCTGACCGTTAA
- a CDS encoding amidohydrolase, whose product MFRTYLFICCLLLGWLGTMQAQPRGDLFIRNGTVLTVTNGTLENTDILIRDGKIVAIGQNLKVPDGIEVIDATGLYVMPGIIDAHAHIAISNVNEATNPVTAEVSVGDVLNPYDIRIYRALAGGVTISHVMHGSANVIGGQNETIKHRYGETDPEALRMEGAPRTIKFALGENPTRVHGRGRNIPPLSRMGVEFVIRDAFHKAQRYMEAWERYEQERKRNPRAVPPPYDERLEVLADILRGEILIHCHSYRADEILMLLRVLKDFGIQRVVFQHANEAFKVAPELAAFGAMASVFADWWAYKFEVYYSTAYNAAILTRNGVITSINSDSPELNRHLYHEAAKAMKYGGLTEDEALALITINPARQLGIEDRVGSIEVGKDADLAIFSAHPLSIYAVCKKTIVDGIVRFDADRDPDDMRLRVDPERPVELAIRWGDHQHHQRCLEGIDLIEFLTQTLQSAWQ is encoded by the coding sequence ATGTTTCGCACGTATCTATTTATCTGCTGTCTCCTGCTTGGCTGGCTGGGCACCATGCAGGCCCAGCCCCGAGGTGATCTGTTTATTCGCAATGGAACGGTACTGACCGTCACCAACGGCACCCTGGAAAACACGGATATTCTGATTCGCGATGGCAAAATTGTGGCCATCGGGCAAAACCTCAAAGTGCCTGATGGCATTGAGGTTATCGACGCCACCGGCCTGTATGTCATGCCCGGCATTATCGATGCACATGCGCACATTGCCATCTCCAACGTAAACGAGGCAACCAATCCCGTGACGGCCGAAGTAAGCGTCGGAGATGTGCTCAATCCGTATGACATCCGCATTTACCGTGCTCTGGCCGGGGGCGTGACCATCTCGCACGTGATGCATGGTTCGGCTAACGTGATCGGCGGCCAGAATGAAACCATCAAGCATCGCTACGGCGAAACCGATCCGGAAGCCCTCCGCATGGAAGGAGCTCCCCGCACCATCAAATTTGCGCTCGGCGAAAACCCTACCCGCGTGCACGGACGCGGTCGCAACATCCCGCCCCTCTCACGCATGGGCGTCGAGTTTGTCATTCGGGACGCGTTCCATAAAGCGCAGCGCTACATGGAAGCCTGGGAGCGCTACGAGCAGGAACGCAAACGAAACCCGCGGGCAGTCCCCCCTCCATACGATGAGCGCCTGGAAGTACTGGCCGATATCCTGCGGGGCGAAATTCTCATTCACTGCCACTCGTATCGCGCCGACGAGATTCTCATGCTGCTGCGCGTGCTGAAAGACTTTGGCATCCAGCGTGTGGTCTTCCAGCATGCCAACGAAGCCTTCAAGGTAGCGCCCGAACTGGCCGCCTTTGGAGCGATGGCTTCGGTCTTTGCTGATTGGTGGGCCTATAAGTTTGAAGTCTACTATTCTACCGCCTATAATGCGGCCATCCTGACCCGCAACGGGGTAATCACCTCTATCAATTCAGACTCGCCCGAACTCAACCGGCATCTGTACCACGAGGCCGCCAAAGCAATGAAATACGGGGGACTGACCGAAGACGAAGCCCTGGCGCTCATCACGATCAATCCAGCCCGCCAACTGGGCATTGAAGACCGCGTCGGCTCCATTGAAGTCGGCAAAGATGCTGACCTGGCAATCTTCAGCGCCCATCCGCTCTCCATCTACGCCGTCTGCAAAAAAACCATTGTCGACGGCATCGTGCGGTTCGACGCCGATCGCGACCCTGACGATATGCGACTCCGCGTTGACCCCGAACGCCCCGTAGAACTGGCCATCCGATGGGGCGACCATCAGCACCACCAGCGCTGCCTGGAAGGCATCGACCTGATTGAATTTCTCACCCAAACCCTGCAGTCAGCGTGGCAATGA
- the thiO gene encoding glycine oxidase ThiO, with product MSTRPVCIVGGGVIGLALGWELARAGKQVVLLERNRIGRAASWVSAGMLAPDAEIQFEEPELYQFSKESLRRWPAYARALEAASGLSVDLRTEGALMVAPDRDSAEAYRRIYRFAKAQGLNLAWLTGDEALELEPFLAPRLVGAIHAPETYQVDNRRLIEALRVAFEKAGGTIREQVAVVAVEPDAAHPAARTAEGERIEAEVVIIAAGAWSGQIEGLGWKPPMRPIKGQVILLTMEPPFGLRYVVRGPDAYLVPKSDGRLIVGATMEEMGFDTRVTAGGLYRLLEGAREIVPGIDELPVQEIGAGLRPGTRDNRPILGYGAPGVVLATGHYRHGILLTPITAQEVARLILTGETSRWLVPFSPERFLTTSTPS from the coding sequence ATGAGCACACGGCCGGTTTGCATTGTCGGGGGGGGCGTGATCGGACTGGCACTGGGCTGGGAGCTGGCGCGTGCCGGCAAGCAGGTGGTGTTGCTTGAACGCAATCGGATCGGACGCGCAGCTTCGTGGGTGTCGGCCGGGATGCTGGCACCAGACGCTGAAATTCAGTTCGAAGAGCCCGAGCTTTACCAGTTCAGTAAAGAAAGCCTGCGCCGTTGGCCTGCCTATGCCCGGGCGCTTGAGGCTGCAAGCGGCCTTTCGGTAGACCTGCGTACTGAAGGGGCACTCATGGTGGCGCCGGATCGCGACAGTGCGGAAGCCTACCGGCGCATTTACCGCTTTGCAAAAGCCCAGGGCCTGAACCTCGCATGGCTGACCGGGGACGAAGCGCTGGAACTGGAGCCCTTTTTAGCGCCGCGGCTGGTGGGAGCCATTCACGCCCCCGAGACCTACCAGGTGGACAATCGGCGACTGATTGAGGCGTTACGGGTAGCGTTCGAAAAAGCGGGGGGGACAATTCGGGAGCAGGTGGCTGTTGTGGCTGTTGAGCCCGATGCCGCGCATCCGGCTGCGCGCACGGCTGAAGGCGAACGCATTGAGGCCGAGGTTGTGATCATTGCAGCCGGCGCCTGGTCCGGACAGATTGAAGGGTTGGGCTGGAAGCCGCCCATGCGCCCTATCAAGGGACAGGTTATTCTGCTGACCATGGAGCCGCCGTTTGGCTTGCGCTACGTGGTGCGTGGTCCCGACGCTTATCTGGTTCCCAAGAGCGACGGACGCCTGATTGTCGGGGCGACCATGGAGGAAATGGGATTCGACACGCGGGTAACGGCCGGCGGACTCTACCGACTGCTGGAAGGGGCCCGAGAAATCGTGCCCGGTATAGACGAGCTACCGGTCCAGGAAATTGGGGCAGGGCTGCGCCCGGGCACCCGCGACAACCGCCCTATCCTGGGATATGGCGCCCCCGGGGTTGTGCTGGCCACCGGACACTATCGCCATGGCATTCTACTGACGCCCATTACGGCCCAGGAAGTCGCGCGGTTGATTCTTACGGGAGAAACTTCCAGGTGGCTGGTCCCGTTTTCACCCGAGCGGTTCCTGACCACTTCGACTCCTTCCTGA